Proteins found in one Ptychodera flava strain L36383 chromosome 3, AS_Pfla_20210202, whole genome shotgun sequence genomic segment:
- the LOC139129494 gene encoding dentin sialophosphoprotein-like, whose amino-acid sequence MRMSEGSYLLSIIEELEDEEDSDSCHGSGRSTDEERSETAEDSQMTGRAQRDSTGDEDCTDQSSDLEQRSDTDADSDDRSDLDDEGQRSQLGDDSATEDTLAVKGDTISQTTIRDTNQTKVDFPDILKEHIRKAELIVQDAGDLSSEGNVKDDDFDKKAEKEAKVEVSRDYRGESQYAEIRTDRSKSEDVGDDALTKCVTELKSCDKKSLPDSSKPEKVKFEQSAGTRLISDDSRNNNNVAESGNESHLENEPHGRDEEKSQGDVFADDTGVAHVTFKWTDGGDSAFIAGDFTSWEESPLNYDENEKCFLGTFELSDGEHQYKYVVDGQWRLKSDEEDIHGPYGPNHVICIRNGKVVTD is encoded by the exons ATGCGCATGAGCGAGGGAAGCTACCTCCTCAGCATCATAGAAGAATTGGAAGACGAGGAAGACAGCGACAGTTGCCATGGTAGCGGACGCTCCACTGATGAGGAGAGATCTGAAACCGCGGAGGACAGTCAGATGACAGGACGTGCTCAGCGAGATAGTACAGGCGATGAAGACTGTACTGACCAAAGCAGCGATTTGGAGCAGCGATCTGACACTGACGCTGACTCTGATGACCGCAGTGATCTTGACGACgagggtcagaggtcacaacTGGGTGACGATTCAGCAACTGAAGACACGCTGGCTGTCAAAGGTGACACAATTTCACAAACCACAATCAGAgacacaaatcaaacaaaggTTGACTTTCCAGATATACTTAAAGAGCATATCAGGAAAGCGGAATTGATTGTACAAGACGCTGGTGACCTTTCGTCTGAAGGGAATGTCAAGGACgatgattttgataaaaaagcaGAAAAGGAAGCAAAGGTTGAGGTCTCGCGAGACTACCGCGGCGAATCTCAATATGCTGAGATCAGGACTGACAGATCAAAGTCTGAGGATGTAGgcgacgacgcgctgaccaagTGCGTAACAGAGTTGAAGTCGTGCGACAAAAAGTCTTTACCGGACTCATCCAAACCAGAAAAGGTCAAATTCGAACAGTCAGCGGGGACACGACTCATATCAGACGACTCGAGGAACAACAACAATGTCGCTGAGTCTGGAAATGAAAGTCACCTTGAAAATGAACCGCATGGGCGAGACGAGGAGAAATCACAAGGTGATGTGTTCGCCGACGACACTGGTGTGGCTCACGTGACATTCAAATGGACTGACGGCGGGGATTCCGCGTTCATAGCGGGAGACTTCACATCTTGGGAGGAAAGCCCGCTGAACTATGATGAAAA CGAGAAGTGCTTTCTCGGGACGTTTGAGTTGTCTGACGGCGAGCACCAGTACAAGTACGTAGTCGATGGTCAGTGGAGACTGAAATCCGACGAG GAGGACATTCACGGACCCTACGGCCCAAATCATGTGATCTGTATAAGAAATGGAAAAGTAGTCACTGACTGA